A section of the Verrucomicrobium sp. GAS474 genome encodes:
- the vccD gene encoding Verru_Chthon cassette protein D, protein MKAAHPYGRRAFSLIELLLALAIISVLISLPMIAVHSSARSVGLTAAGEMVADQFNQARQTAVARNRPVEVRIYKLPAYDAGRGEIEPRVFRALQAFVIDDSGDVPIAPPCYFSAPVVCSSQEEESGLLRLKEKDPPTGAPKLGNLGLHYRYISFQFRPNGYAATSDDEETLTIANSFVTLVLGGDRTLSGGGDYAMIHLDPITGRTRIYRP, encoded by the coding sequence ATGAAGGCGGCGCATCCTTATGGGCGTCGAGCGTTCAGCCTCATCGAGCTGCTTCTTGCCCTCGCCATCATCTCCGTTCTGATCTCGCTGCCGATGATCGCCGTCCATTCCAGCGCGCGGAGCGTCGGCCTCACCGCCGCGGGCGAAATGGTAGCCGATCAGTTCAACCAGGCTCGCCAGACTGCCGTCGCGCGGAACCGGCCGGTGGAGGTCCGGATCTACAAGCTCCCCGCCTACGACGCCGGGAGGGGGGAGATCGAGCCCCGGGTCTTTCGCGCGCTCCAGGCTTTCGTGATCGATGATTCCGGGGACGTCCCCATCGCGCCGCCCTGCTACTTCTCCGCCCCCGTTGTCTGCTCCTCGCAGGAGGAGGAATCGGGGCTGCTGCGGCTGAAGGAAAAAGATCCTCCCACGGGCGCCCCGAAGTTGGGAAACCTCGGCCTCCATTACCGCTATATCTCCTTCCAGTTCCGTCCGAACGGCTACGCCGCCACCTCGGACGACGAGGAGACCCTCACGATCGCGAATTCCTTCGTCACGCTGGTCCTCGGCGGCGATCGCACGCTCTCCGGCGGAGGCGATTACGCCATGATCCACCTCGATCCGATCACGGGCCGGACGCGGATCTATCGGCCCTAG
- a CDS encoding sugar-binding protein has translation MPFRRARRLILSLLLCAAPGLGFVAQTITPQDQGVLVDGGGTLQFRLDYPKLCDGAGKEIRKLLETAPSGGEALLKYEGGITLQISVTPEHTLRYAFSNLPAEVKQASVLSLVSFNFTNGGTWRFDDASAAPFPPEQGEKPHLYQGQAGSFTLRQGDGIGLTLSFSSSAYNQLTDNRAWGWKVFAWRWNFFPNPNTPLTVTVRPADGPGAAKPTAPAKQVDAFGQNTRFDWPGKLKSEDELKADIAADEAYYASFKPPALDRFGGLPGSQEKFGLKKTGFFHVEQKNGKWFLADPDGNAFFHLGVCSFLPHDYTYVGGRREIYEWLPPLQGPYQSAFHNGNEVDNFSFHSANLIRKYGKPVEDADFARRMIGRVRQFGFNSGGAFSPFTPAHAELSFPYVSGLPNKGLRSIPGTAHIPDPFDEETRAKFDKLCAEALPAKAADPLLIGYYLENEPLYEDLPRVIPTLKGSQNACKRRLVEMLRTKYGTVEAFSAAWNLPAKTFDELADQALAVSTPQANADMKAYMELYFDAYFGWMSSTARQYDPNHMLIGNRLQHGTINNEVLCRAMGKYLDVISFNYYTYVLDTDFLNQIDKWAGGKPMFLSEFHWDSPKDSGLPGGAKDVGSQVERGLAYRNYVEQAAATGYIVGIEWFSLVDQPLTGRWFSKYNGENGNIGLFSVADRPWKEMIAEMAKTNHEIYPVLLGERKPFVYDNPRFQMAKGGNKIVKVPRALGPIKLDGGAENWPGTPAEGLGRRLVQGADDGGVDATFKVCWDDANLYLLVNVVDPTPMKAQKDVARFWQGDCVELFLGPTQLNEPGAPLASDRQFLLAANTDGTQPRSLAPGRDPQPAIPMTVLPNVNGQGYILEAAIPFSVLGFTPKQGDEALFDLGIDDSEDGKTRKRQFMWNGTDKNSAERKGWGRAVFNQ, from the coding sequence TTGCCCTTTCGTCGCGCGCGACGGTTGATTCTCTCCCTCCTGCTCTGCGCCGCTCCCGGCCTTGGTTTCGTCGCGCAGACGATCACGCCCCAAGATCAGGGCGTGCTCGTCGACGGCGGCGGGACGCTGCAGTTCCGCCTCGATTATCCGAAGCTTTGCGACGGTGCCGGAAAGGAAATCCGCAAGCTCCTCGAAACGGCCCCTTCGGGAGGCGAGGCGCTCCTCAAGTACGAGGGAGGCATCACGCTCCAGATCTCCGTCACCCCCGAACACACCCTCCGCTACGCCTTCTCGAACCTTCCCGCCGAGGTAAAGCAGGCCTCCGTCCTGAGTCTCGTCAGCTTCAATTTCACCAACGGCGGAACGTGGCGATTCGACGACGCCTCCGCGGCGCCCTTCCCTCCGGAACAGGGCGAGAAGCCCCATCTTTACCAGGGCCAGGCCGGTTCCTTCACCCTCCGTCAGGGCGATGGGATCGGCCTCACGCTCTCCTTCTCCTCTTCGGCCTACAACCAGCTGACCGACAACCGGGCCTGGGGATGGAAGGTCTTCGCGTGGCGTTGGAATTTCTTCCCGAATCCCAACACCCCCCTGACCGTCACCGTCCGGCCCGCCGACGGTCCCGGAGCGGCGAAGCCCACCGCCCCGGCGAAGCAGGTCGACGCGTTCGGCCAGAACACCCGCTTCGACTGGCCCGGGAAGCTGAAGTCGGAGGACGAGCTCAAGGCCGACATCGCCGCCGACGAGGCTTATTATGCCTCCTTCAAGCCTCCCGCCCTCGACCGCTTCGGGGGCCTGCCCGGCAGCCAGGAGAAGTTCGGTCTGAAGAAGACCGGCTTCTTCCACGTGGAGCAGAAGAACGGGAAATGGTTCCTCGCCGATCCCGACGGCAACGCCTTCTTCCACCTCGGCGTCTGCAGCTTCCTGCCGCACGATTACACCTACGTCGGGGGCCGCCGCGAGATCTACGAATGGCTTCCGCCGCTCCAAGGTCCCTACCAGAGCGCTTTCCACAACGGCAACGAGGTCGACAACTTCTCCTTCCATTCGGCCAATCTGATCCGCAAATACGGGAAGCCGGTCGAGGACGCCGACTTCGCGCGGCGTATGATCGGGCGCGTCCGCCAGTTCGGCTTCAACTCGGGCGGCGCGTTCAGCCCCTTCACTCCGGCCCATGCGGAGCTTTCCTTCCCCTATGTTTCGGGCCTGCCGAACAAGGGGCTGCGGAGCATTCCGGGCACGGCCCATATCCCCGACCCCTTCGACGAGGAGACCCGCGCCAAGTTCGACAAGCTCTGCGCCGAGGCCCTTCCGGCGAAGGCCGCCGATCCGCTCCTCATCGGCTACTACCTGGAGAACGAACCCCTTTACGAGGACCTGCCCCGGGTGATCCCGACCCTCAAGGGAAGCCAGAACGCCTGCAAGCGGCGCCTCGTCGAGATGCTTCGCACGAAATACGGGACGGTCGAGGCTTTCTCCGCCGCCTGGAACCTCCCCGCGAAGACGTTCGACGAGCTGGCCGACCAGGCTCTCGCCGTCTCGACCCCCCAGGCGAACGCCGACATGAAGGCCTACATGGAGCTCTACTTCGACGCCTACTTCGGCTGGATGAGCTCCACCGCCCGCCAGTACGATCCGAACCACATGCTCATCGGGAATCGTCTCCAGCATGGGACGATCAACAACGAGGTTCTCTGCCGCGCCATGGGCAAGTACCTCGACGTCATCTCCTTCAACTATTATACCTACGTCCTCGACACCGATTTCCTCAACCAGATCGACAAATGGGCCGGAGGGAAGCCGATGTTCCTGAGCGAATTCCATTGGGACTCGCCGAAGGACTCCGGCCTGCCGGGCGGCGCGAAGGACGTGGGAAGCCAGGTCGAGCGCGGCCTCGCCTACCGCAACTACGTCGAGCAGGCCGCCGCCACCGGCTACATCGTCGGCATCGAGTGGTTCTCCCTCGTCGACCAGCCCCTCACGGGGCGCTGGTTCTCGAAGTACAACGGGGAGAATGGCAACATCGGACTCTTCTCCGTCGCCGACCGCCCGTGGAAGGAGATGATCGCCGAGATGGCGAAGACGAACCACGAGATCTACCCGGTCCTCCTCGGGGAGCGGAAGCCGTTCGTCTACGACAATCCCCGGTTCCAGATGGCGAAGGGCGGCAACAAGATCGTCAAGGTTCCCCGCGCCCTCGGCCCGATCAAGCTCGACGGCGGCGCGGAGAACTGGCCCGGCACGCCGGCGGAAGGCCTCGGGCGGCGTCTCGTCCAGGGGGCCGACGACGGCGGCGTCGATGCCACGTTCAAGGTCTGCTGGGACGACGCCAACCTCTACCTCCTGGTGAACGTCGTCGATCCGACGCCGATGAAGGCCCAGAAGGACGTCGCCCGCTTCTGGCAGGGAGATTGCGTCGAGCTCTTCCTCGGTCCCACGCAGCTCAACGAGCCGGGCGCGCCCCTGGCCTCCGATCGGCAGTTCCTCCTCGCCGCCAATACGGACGGCACCCAGCCCCGCTCCCTGGCCCCCGGGCGCGATCCGCAGCCCGCGATACCCATGACCGTCCTGCCCAACGTGAACGGCCAGGGCTACATCCTCGAGGCCGCGATTCCCTTTTCCGTCCTCGGTTTCACGCCGAAGCAGGGTGACGAGGCCCTGTTCGACCTGGGCATCGACGACTCGGAGGACGGCAAGACGCGGAAGCGCCAGTTCATGTGGAACGGCACGGACAAGAACTCGGCCGAGCGGAAAGGGTGGGGCCGGGCGGTCTTCAACCAGTAA
- a CDS encoding sugar phosphate isomerase/epimerase has product MKLSQVAVQLYTLRDFLKTPADIAETLRKVAAIGYQAVQVSGMGPIAEEELNALLEKNGLVCCATHENGDLIRAEPAKIVDRLRKLNCKYTAYPFPAGVDWTQPDHLDRLAADLDRAGAALRAAGQVLTYHNHAIELIPFAGKTALDYLYAQTDPQNLLAEIDTYWIQYGGGNPAAWCRKLKGRLPLLHMKDYAFTTADKPVFAEIGKGNLNWPEIVAAAEASGCEWFIVEQDSCAGDPFDSIRLSFQYIKANLVG; this is encoded by the coding sequence ATGAAACTTTCCCAGGTCGCCGTCCAGCTCTACACGCTCCGCGATTTCCTCAAGACCCCCGCCGACATCGCCGAGACCCTGCGGAAAGTCGCCGCCATCGGCTACCAAGCCGTCCAGGTCAGCGGCATGGGACCGATCGCCGAGGAGGAATTGAACGCGCTGCTGGAGAAAAACGGCCTCGTCTGCTGCGCCACTCACGAGAACGGCGACCTCATCCGGGCCGAGCCCGCGAAGATCGTCGATCGACTCCGCAAGCTGAACTGCAAATACACCGCCTATCCCTTTCCGGCAGGGGTCGACTGGACGCAGCCCGATCACCTCGACCGCCTGGCGGCCGACCTCGACCGGGCCGGGGCCGCCCTCCGCGCCGCGGGCCAGGTGCTGACCTACCACAATCACGCCATCGAGCTGATCCCCTTTGCGGGGAAGACCGCCCTCGACTACCTCTACGCGCAGACCGACCCGCAAAACCTTCTCGCCGAGATCGACACCTATTGGATCCAGTACGGCGGCGGCAATCCCGCCGCATGGTGCCGGAAGCTGAAGGGCCGCCTCCCCCTCCTCCACATGAAGGACTACGCCTTCACGACCGCGGACAAGCCGGTCTTCGCCGAGATCGGCAAGGGCAACCTGAACTGGCCCGAGATCGTCGCCGCCGCCGAGGCCTCCGGCTGCGAGTGGTTCATCGTCGAGCAGGACAGCTGCGCGGGCGATCCGTTTGATTCGATCCGGCTCAGCTTCCAGTATATTAAGGCGAACTTGGTGGGATAG
- a CDS encoding acetylxylan esterase, with amino-acid sequence MPFTHSFSFDPAYGYDEAALRRVPAPEGPGDFDPFWRATREEALAVPLRIERRAVASPDPAYAVEEVHFDSLGGVRIGAWLSVPRAVPIERAAVVGHGYGGRDEPAFRPAAIALAVCVRGFGLSRSGAIPGEAMRHVLHGIETREGYVLRGCVADLWAGASVLEALFPRLKGRIDYDGSSFGGGLGALALPWEPRWSRAHLDVPTFGNHPLRVTLHCEGSGLAVRARWKQDPAVLDVLGYFDAATAAKRIAVPTVVSAACFDPAVPPPGQFAVANAVPAEVGEVFVREAGHYDHPGFAAEEARLAGRLSRLWKR; translated from the coding sequence ATGCCTTTCACCCACTCCTTTTCCTTCGACCCGGCCTACGGTTACGACGAGGCGGCCCTGCGACGCGTTCCCGCCCCCGAGGGGCCGGGCGATTTCGACCCGTTCTGGCGGGCGACGCGGGAGGAGGCGCTGGCGGTGCCGCTGCGGATCGAGCGGCGGGCGGTGGCGAGTCCCGATCCCGCTTACGCCGTCGAGGAGGTCCATTTCGATTCCCTCGGCGGGGTGCGGATCGGGGCGTGGCTCTCGGTGCCGAGGGCGGTGCCGATCGAGCGGGCCGCCGTCGTCGGCCACGGCTATGGCGGACGGGACGAGCCCGCGTTCCGGCCCGCCGCGATCGCCCTCGCGGTCTGCGTCCGGGGCTTCGGCCTCTCGCGGAGCGGGGCGATCCCGGGGGAGGCGATGCGCCACGTCCTCCACGGGATCGAGACGCGGGAGGGCTACGTGCTGCGCGGCTGCGTCGCCGACCTCTGGGCGGGGGCCTCGGTCTTGGAGGCGCTCTTTCCCAGGCTGAAGGGACGGATCGATTACGACGGTTCGAGTTTCGGCGGCGGTCTCGGGGCGCTCGCCCTGCCGTGGGAACCGCGCTGGAGCCGCGCCCACCTCGACGTCCCGACCTTCGGCAATCATCCCCTCCGCGTGACCCTCCACTGCGAGGGGAGCGGCCTGGCGGTGCGCGCCCGGTGGAAGCAGGATCCGGCGGTGCTCGACGTGCTCGGTTACTTCGATGCGGCGACGGCGGCGAAGAGAATCGCGGTCCCGACGGTCGTCTCGGCGGCGTGCTTCGATCCGGCGGTGCCGCCTCCCGGCCAGTTCGCGGTCGCCAATGCGGTCCCGGCGGAGGTGGGGGAGGTCTTCGTCCGCGAGGCGGGCCATTACGACCATCCCGGCTTCGCCGCCGAGGAGGCGCGGCTGGCCGGGAGGCTCAGCCGTCTTTGGAAGCGGTGA
- a CDS encoding tetratricopeptide repeat protein, whose amino-acid sequence MSSRIPAPGSPAPDHDAPVLFAEEAQWNPAVVLWTIVALIVLGGVAVVGWRWSEARTAAKTEAFLGTYVQTKDNVTRLGLLEANGSLPAVVGEALPLGATLLQTGEPVAAAKAYLLAAEHAKGPLLGTALLGAAQALAEQGKPDEAVALLRRLVTEKGTEGSRPLALLLTSRFLKVKGDAAGSKQALQELKAKYGTSPFASEADELLKKS is encoded by the coding sequence ATGTCGTCCCGCATCCCCGCCCCCGGCTCCCCCGCTCCCGATCACGACGCGCCCGTCCTCTTCGCCGAGGAGGCGCAATGGAATCCGGCCGTCGTCCTCTGGACGATCGTCGCCCTGATCGTCCTCGGCGGCGTCGCCGTCGTCGGGTGGCGCTGGTCCGAAGCCCGGACGGCGGCCAAGACCGAGGCCTTCCTCGGCACCTATGTCCAGACGAAGGACAACGTCACCCGGCTCGGCCTGCTCGAGGCGAACGGATCCCTCCCCGCCGTCGTCGGCGAGGCCCTCCCCCTCGGCGCCACCCTCCTCCAGACCGGGGAGCCGGTCGCCGCCGCGAAGGCCTACCTCCTCGCCGCCGAGCACGCGAAGGGCCCCCTCCTCGGCACCGCCCTCCTCGGGGCCGCCCAGGCCCTCGCCGAACAGGGCAAGCCCGACGAGGCCGTCGCCCTCCTCCGCCGCCTCGTCACCGAGAAGGGGACCGAGGGGAGCCGTCCCCTCGCCCTCCTCCTCACCAGCCGCTTCCTGAAAGTGAAGGGCGACGCAGCCGGATCGAAGCAGGCCCTTCAGGAATTGAAGGCGAAGTACGGCACCAGCCCCTTCGCCTCCGAAGCCGACGAGCTGCTGAAGAAGAGCTAA